CATTGGCATCATCCAGTGGAGCGTCAATCTCATCCAAAAAACAAAAAGGTGTAGGTTTACACAAAAACATTGCAAATATAAGGGTACATGCAATCATTGCCTTTTCCCCACCGGATAGCAGATTCATATTTTGAAGCTTTTTCCCGGGAGGTTGAACAAAAATTTCTACCCCTGTGTTAAGCATATTTTCAGGATCAGTGAGTTTTAATTCTGCTTTCCCTTCCCCAAAAAGGATTTTAAATACCTTCACAAAGTTTTCATTAACCATATAAAATGTATCTGTAAAGTTTTTTATAGTATTTTTATCAATCTCATTAATAATGTCATTTATCGAGGAATATGCATTTTCAAGGTCTTCTTTTTGACCAACCAAAAATTCATAACGTTCTTTTATCTCATTGTATTCACTTTCAGCAGCCATATTTAAAGGCCCTAAATTTTCAATTTCACTTTCAAGATGTTTAATTTCATTTTTCAGTTTATTTTGTTTAAAGTCTTCCTCTATAAAGTCACCATAAAGTGTATCTATTTCAATATTAAATTTATCCAAAAACTGCTCTCTGACAGACATAATATGCTGCCTGCATTCTGCAATGGTTATTTCAAGCATACTTTTGTTGGATTCTATGGATTTAATATTCGAATTTGCTTTCTCAACTTTTTCAAGTATCTTATCAAGCTCCTGTCTTAACTCTTCCATTTTATTAACAATAAACTGTTTTTTCTCTTCATTTTTCAGTTTTTTTATGTTTGCTTCCTTCAAAAGCAGTGTTTTTTCCTCTATAGATGCATTCCAATTTGTAATATTGACAGTCAATAATTTTTCAAGCCTGCTCTTCAAATTTGAAATATTTGAAGAAGTGTTTGAAATCTCTCTTTCAATCAAATGCAGCGATTTTTTATGGCTTTTTAACCTTTCATTAATAACCATTGAGTTAGCTTTTATAGAGGAAATTTCATCCTTTAAATCATCAATTTTTGATTGGTAAAATTCAATTTTTTCCTCAATATCCTCTTTCTCTGCATCTATATTTTTCTGTCCGTCTCCAATTATATCAAGCTCATCTTTAAGCTTTTTGAGATTGGTTTTTCTTACATTTAACTCTTTCTTATTAAACTCTTTTTCACTCAAAATAATACTGCTTCTTTCTTGTATATTTTTTATTTCTTTTTCAAAATTAATAACAGCATTTTCAAAAGTAATCATTTTTCTATCATATTCCTGTTTCAATGAAGATAATTTGCTTATCTTATCTGAAAAATCTTCTAAATTTTTATCAATATTATGAATTTGTTTTTGAATTTCATCCTTTGAGCTTTCTAATATCTTCAACCTTTTTTCTATATCTGCAATTTGTGACTTCAATTCAATGATAATTTTACTTTTATTGTCGCTACCAATTTTGTGATAAATGTTGCCGACTTTTATGATGTTATCAGAATGTTGCTCATACCTTGCTAAAGTAAGATTTTTAATAAAATCTTCCACCTCATCGGAAAAAATAAACTTCATTGAAATAGGGATATTTTTAATATTCTCAAGCACATCAGCCTTTTTGTCAGCATCAAAAACTATCAAATCCCCATATATTTTTCCAAAACTTTCATCAAGTTGATTTGCAATCTCCAAAAATAGCCTTGGTTTAAATGAATCTATACTAACGCTCCCTTTTTGGTTGCCGTAAAGTTCCGTGCTTAGCTGCGACACTAATGTATCTCTTTTTGACGTAAGTGAAGACAACTCCATGTTGACACTGTTTAATTCTTTAACAAGCCTTTCTCTCGTTTGTTTATAGCTTGACAAAGATTCATTAAAGTTTTTTAGATTTTCTTCTAAAATATTTAATTCGTCGGCAATACTCCCCTTCTCTTTCAGAGATTTTTCATACCCCTCTTTGGCAGCACTTTTTTTAGACTCCAATTCAAAGTATTCTTTTTCAAGATTAGTCAGATCTTTTTCAATACGCTCAATTTCTGTTTCACATTTGTAAATTTCGTTACGTTTATTTGTAATTGATTCTGTATATTCAAGAAATCTGCTTTCAAGCTCTACAAGTTCTTCTTCATAATTTTCTTTTTGATAAACAAGCTCTTCGAGTTCATTATTTAAATCCTGAAGCTGATTGTTTAACTCCTCAAACTCGCTTTCAAAGCCACTTATTTCAGCAATAAGAGTTTCTTTATTGTCGGACAACTCTTTCAGTTTATTCTTAGAGCTTTCTATTTCATTTTTTATATGTTTTTTTGTATTTTCAGCACCATCAAGGTTATTTCTTAAAATTTTAATATCACTTTCCAATGAACTTATGTTTGCATTATCCTTAATTATCAAATCGTTTAATGTATTTTTCTCAACATCCAATTTGTTTATTTCACTTTTTATTTCATATTCTTCTTTTCTAAGTTTTTCAAATTTTCCAATCTCAGTTGATAATTCAACAGTAAAGTTATTTATTCTCTCATTTAAATCTTTAATTTTATCCTTCTCAATTTTGTAGACATTACTAAAATAAACTTTTTCCTTTAACTCTTTTTCATCTTTTAATCTTTTGTAGTGCTCCAACCTTTCAACTTGATCTGAAAGGGTTCCCATTGAGGTTTTCACTTCGTTAATGATGTCTATGATTCTATTTAAATTGTCTTTTGTTTGAGCAAGTCGCCTTTCCGCTTCCTTTTTACTCTCTTTATATTTTGTAACACCTGCTGTTTCTTCAAAAAATAACCTTAATTCTTCAGGGGTCGCTTGTATTATCTTTTCTACACGCCCTTGCTCGATTATTGAAATACTCCTCGCACCAATACCTGTATCATAAAAAATCTCTTTAATATCTTTTAATTTACATTTTCTGGAGTTTATGAGGTATTCCCTTTCACCGGATTTATAGTATTTCCGTGTAATCATTACTTCAGATAAAGTACCCCATTTAACAGACACATCTTCAGGCACATCTTTTATAACCAAAGATACTTCAGCAAATCCTGACGGTTTTCTGCTTTCAGAGCCGGCAAAAATGACATCTTCCATGTTATTCCCCCTGAGCTCTTTAGGACTCTGTTCACCAAAGACCCACCTGATAGCATCCAAAATATTACTTTTACCGCTACCATTTGGACCCACAATACAGGTAACACCATCGGGGAAATCTATTACAGTTTTATCTACAAATGATTTAAAACCTTGCAAGTATAAACTTTTAAACTTCATTGCCACCTCTTATTAAACTTAGGATTATTAAATATTTTTCAAAAAATTACAAGGTCTGATTTGCTGCATTCACTTCATATTTTTTTGCACTCTAAGTTTTTAAAAATAAAGTGCCAAAAATAAAGTGCCAGGCAAATAATATTATAAAGTTCAAAGTTCGAAGTTCAATGTTCAAAGTTTACCTTTCACTTCTTACCTTTTATCTTTCACCAATCACAAATCACGGGGAAAAAGCCTGTCTTTTTTGTATTACTACAGTTCCACAACAGTGACAGCCTGGCCGCCCTCACTGTTATCACCAATACGAAATGATTTGATAAGTGGATTTGTTCTTAAAAATTCGTGTATCCCTTTTCTTAGTGATCCTGAACCTCTGCCGTGGACTATGTAAAGGTGTGATAAATTGCTGAGTAAAGCTTTGTCAATGGCCTTTTCAACCTCATCAGTTGCCTCTTCAACCGTCTTGCCTATTATCACAATTTCCGTTTTCGCTGAAGATTTTACATCTTTTTTAACTTTTACAATTTTTTCCGATTCAGGTTTAATTTTTTTACCTATAATTTCATTCTTTTTCAAAGTAACCTTTATCCCTTCCAAATCTACGAGTACACTGTCTTTTTTAATCTCCAATATTTTTGCGACTTTATTATACTTTTCAAGAAATATATTATCCCCTTTACTAATTTCATCCTTAATCGACTTTTTATCTTTAAGCTTATCAAGTCTATCTTTCACTCTATCAAGATTCTCTTCAACAAATTTCTTATCACTTTTAATATTTTTAATATTTTCAGCAGCATTTTTTGCCTTATTCAAAAGAAGATAGGTTTCCTCAAGAAGTTTAATCTCTTTAAGCTCAAGTTTTTCTTTTAGCTCGGTTTCCCGGGTATTTATCTCATACTCTTTAGCAACCAATATCTTTTCTTTTTCAAGAATATTCAGCTTCTCCCTTTCAATCTCAGCTTTTAAAAGGTTTAATTCCTCAAACACCCTCTCTTTGTCTGAAACCTTTTCATTAAGATACGCATTTGCAAATTGAATCGCTTTATCATCAAAATTCAACTTTTTAGCAATTACAATTGGGCTTGATTTACCCACTACCCCTTTTAAAAGTTTGTATGAAGACTCAAAGGTCTTATAATCAAAATCAACTGAATATATTTCACAATCTTCTCTCTTCAACCCAAATGTTTTTATATCTGAAAAATGCGTAGTTACAATAATCTTAGCAGATTTTTCAAGCAATCTTTTAAGCGTCCCAAGTGCCAGTGCGGCACCTTCAAGAGGCTCAGTCCCAGTCCCCACCTCATCAAGCAGGACTAATGAATTTGCATCAGCTACATCAAGTATTTTTTTTATATTTAAAATATGTGATGAAAATGTGCTTAAACTCATTATCAGCGATTGATTATCACCTATATCTGCCAATATATTATTAAAATTAACTATCTTTGCGTATCTGCCAAAAAGAGGTAGACCGCACTTAGCAATTATAGTATTAAGCCCGGCGGTTTTTAAAGCAGCAGTCTTCCCGCCTGTATTTGGCCCGGTAATGATTATAAGGTTTGTGTTACTCTTCATCTCAAATGATATTGGTACAGCATCTTTATCTTTTGAAAACAAAATAAGCGGATGATAAATTTCATCAAAAATCATTTCATTTGAAATTTCCGGGATACAATATTTATAGCCCGTATAAACTTGAGCTACGCTAAACATAAAGGACAGCTTACTATAATTTTTAGCAGACTCAACTATTTCATAAATATTGGACTTAATTCTGTCCAAAATACCTTTTAATATCTTTCTTACCTCTTTATCTTCTTTCCCCGCCAAATCTTGATATTGATTATTTAAATCTACAAGAAAATTAGGCTCCACGTATACGGTCTGTCCACTGCCTGAGGTTGAATGGACAATCCCGTTTATATATTGTCTAAAATTTGTTTTGCAAAGAAGCACGTAGCGATTATTGTACTCCTTTACCACCCTTTCTTGGATAAATTTTTCAGCATCGCTCCTGCTAAATATTTTATTAATTGAGGATGTAAGTGTTTTTCTTAATTCTCTTAGTTTTTCTCTAATATCAAAAAGGCTATTGCTTGCCTCATCTTTTACTTTGGCATCATCAGTTATCTTCTCGGAGATATAAGCCGTTATTTCTGCAAAGGAATAAATATTTGAAGTAATATCCTTTAAATGAACTATTTGTTCAAACTCTAAAATCTCTTTTTTAAAAGCATTTACCTGAGAATGAAAATTCTTAAATATTATAAAATCTTCAGGAGTAAAGACTGCATAAGGGTCTTTTATTCTGATAAAAAAATCGATATATTCGCTATCCACAGGAAGTTTCAAATCATTTTTGTTTGATAAAATAT
Above is a genomic segment from Deferrivibrio essentukiensis containing:
- a CDS encoding AAA family ATPase, whose product is MKFKSLYLQGFKSFVDKTVIDFPDGVTCIVGPNGSGKSNILDAIRWVFGEQSPKELRGNNMEDVIFAGSESRKPSGFAEVSLVIKDVPEDVSVKWGTLSEVMITRKYYKSGEREYLINSRKCKLKDIKEIFYDTGIGARSISIIEQGRVEKIIQATPEELRLFFEETAGVTKYKESKKEAERRLAQTKDNLNRIIDIINEVKTSMGTLSDQVERLEHYKRLKDEKELKEKVYFSNVYKIEKDKIKDLNERINNFTVELSTEIGKFEKLRKEEYEIKSEINKLDVEKNTLNDLIIKDNANISSLESDIKILRNNLDGAENTKKHIKNEIESSKNKLKELSDNKETLIAEISGFESEFEELNNQLQDLNNELEELVYQKENYEEELVELESRFLEYTESITNKRNEIYKCETEIERIEKDLTNLEKEYFELESKKSAAKEGYEKSLKEKGSIADELNILEENLKNFNESLSSYKQTRERLVKELNSVNMELSSLTSKRDTLVSQLSTELYGNQKGSVSIDSFKPRLFLEIANQLDESFGKIYGDLIVFDADKKADVLENIKNIPISMKFIFSDEVEDFIKNLTLARYEQHSDNIIKVGNIYHKIGSDNKSKIIIELKSQIADIEKRLKILESSKDEIQKQIHNIDKNLEDFSDKISKLSSLKQEYDRKMITFENAVINFEKEIKNIQERSSIILSEKEFNKKELNVRKTNLKKLKDELDIIGDGQKNIDAEKEDIEEKIEFYQSKIDDLKDEISSIKANSMVINERLKSHKKSLHLIEREISNTSSNISNLKSRLEKLLTVNITNWNASIEEKTLLLKEANIKKLKNEEKKQFIVNKMEELRQELDKILEKVEKANSNIKSIESNKSMLEITIAECRQHIMSVREQFLDKFNIEIDTLYGDFIEEDFKQNKLKNEIKHLESEIENLGPLNMAAESEYNEIKERYEFLVGQKEDLENAYSSINDIINEIDKNTIKNFTDTFYMVNENFVKVFKILFGEGKAELKLTDPENMLNTGVEIFVQPPGKKLQNMNLLSGGEKAMIACTLIFAMFLCKPTPFCFLDEIDAPLDDANVERFCKIVRTLSENTQFVIITHNQKTMASADSLYGITMQEPGVSKVISVRLS
- a CDS encoding endonuclease MutS2, coding for MIFFETLEFDTFKEYLKGKFESAFACEYLSNLKPFQSEKDILASQSYFKEIFYILSNKNDLKLPVDSEYIDFFIRIKDPYAVFTPEDFIIFKNFHSQVNAFKKEILEFEQIVHLKDITSNIYSFAEITAYISEKITDDAKVKDEASNSLFDIREKLRELRKTLTSSINKIFSRSDAEKFIQERVVKEYNNRYVLLCKTNFRQYINGIVHSTSGSGQTVYVEPNFLVDLNNQYQDLAGKEDKEVRKILKGILDRIKSNIYEIVESAKNYSKLSFMFSVAQVYTGYKYCIPEISNEMIFDEIYHPLILFSKDKDAVPISFEMKSNTNLIIITGPNTGGKTAALKTAGLNTIIAKCGLPLFGRYAKIVNFNNILADIGDNQSLIMSLSTFSSHILNIKKILDVADANSLVLLDEVGTGTEPLEGAALALGTLKRLLEKSAKIIVTTHFSDIKTFGLKREDCEIYSVDFDYKTFESSYKLLKGVVGKSSPIVIAKKLNFDDKAIQFANAYLNEKVSDKERVFEELNLLKAEIEREKLNILEKEKILVAKEYEINTRETELKEKLELKEIKLLEETYLLLNKAKNAAENIKNIKSDKKFVEENLDRVKDRLDKLKDKKSIKDEISKGDNIFLEKYNKVAKILEIKKDSVLVDLEGIKVTLKKNEIIGKKIKPESEKIVKVKKDVKSSAKTEIVIIGKTVEEATDEVEKAIDKALLSNLSHLYIVHGRGSGSLRKGIHEFLRTNPLIKSFRIGDNSEGGQAVTVVEL